From a single Hymenobacter sp. YIM 151500-1 genomic region:
- a CDS encoding 4-alpha-glucanotransferase yields MILRFTLPFRTAWGQRLVVCGGLPSLGSWNLAEALSLHYAPDAGTWSQEISLPDDQLGTVEYKYVLLDERDGGQNWEWGPNRTITADAGRFTRIVLEDFWRAPALPENELHTAAFTRALMRRPEKKGVASATTITASSGSPPLLERGPGGEATVRFQLTAPRVDSDHLLCVLGSDPALGAWDAQKAVILSDESYPTWCADVALENPERTVQYKYGIWDPREKKIIHLEAGEDRLIYPSADRRTLRVKSDDQFRYPTGHWRGAGVALPVFALRSRRGLGVGEFPDLKLLVDWAVNTGLQLVQVLPINDTVATHTWVDSYPYAAISVFALHPQYLSLEAVAELQDPAARQELERLRDELNAKDFVDYEPVMQAKWRFIRLLYQQEKVRFLQDPAFQAFRQEQRAWLEPYAAFSALRDRYQTADFQQWPEEFRTPARVSELVRPDAPDFDDFGIHFFTQFHLNRQLREAVDYARQRGVVVKGDLPIGIYRHSVDAWTQPELYHMHQQAGAPPDDFSVTGQNWRFPTYNWERMAEDGYAWWKQRMGHLARYFDALRIDHILGFFRIWEIPGHSVEGLLGHFSPALPLHRHEIEQRLGWFDYGRLCEPYIRWHILQDLFHAQAQAVFDEFMEDAGHGAIRLKEPVRTQRQLEEVFAEKMAQDPGNVDHYTWLRTGLYRLVNEVLFVPDDLQADFYHPRITVHLSRSFQELDEESRRRMWDLYVDFFFRRHEDFWRRQGLVKLPAVRFATDMLICGEDLGMVPESVPGVMKALGILGLNIQRMPSDPTVEFGHPGAAPYLSVVSPGSHDMSTVRGWWEEDREKTQRFFEYTLGHHGEQAPLFCEPWVAREITAQHLHSPAMWAIFPLQDLLAMDARLRRQDPLAEQINVPANPQHFWKYRFHLPLEDLREEVGFNQEMRQLVERSGRNRVY; encoded by the coding sequence ATGATTCTTCGTTTTACCCTGCCCTTCCGCACTGCCTGGGGCCAGCGCCTGGTGGTGTGCGGTGGATTGCCCAGCCTGGGCAGCTGGAACCTCGCCGAGGCGCTGAGCCTGCATTACGCCCCCGACGCTGGCACCTGGAGCCAGGAAATCAGCCTCCCCGACGATCAGCTGGGCACGGTAGAGTATAAGTATGTACTGCTGGATGAGCGCGACGGCGGCCAGAACTGGGAGTGGGGCCCCAACCGCACCATCACCGCTGATGCCGGCCGCTTCACCCGCATCGTACTCGAAGACTTCTGGCGGGCCCCCGCCCTGCCCGAAAACGAGCTGCACACCGCCGCCTTCACCCGCGCCCTCATGCGCCGTCCGGAAAAGAAGGGTGTTGCTTCAGCAACAACTATAACGGCGTCGTCTGGCTCCCCCCCTCTTTTGGAGAGGGGGCCGGGGGGTGAGGCAACCGTCCGCTTCCAGCTCACGGCTCCGCGCGTCGACTCCGACCACCTGCTCTGTGTGCTCGGCTCCGACCCGGCGTTGGGTGCCTGGGACGCTCAAAAGGCCGTCATCCTCTCCGACGAAAGCTACCCCACGTGGTGCGCCGATGTAGCGCTGGAAAATCCGGAACGCACCGTGCAGTACAAGTACGGCATCTGGGACCCGCGCGAAAAGAAAATCATTCACCTGGAAGCTGGCGAGGACCGGCTCATCTACCCCTCGGCGGACCGCCGCACCCTGCGCGTGAAGTCCGACGACCAGTTCCGCTATCCTACCGGCCACTGGCGCGGGGCCGGCGTGGCCCTGCCCGTGTTTGCCCTGCGCAGCCGCCGCGGCCTGGGCGTGGGCGAGTTTCCCGACCTCAAGCTGCTCGTGGATTGGGCCGTAAACACCGGCCTCCAGCTGGTGCAGGTGCTGCCCATCAACGACACTGTGGCCACCCACACCTGGGTTGATTCGTACCCGTACGCGGCCATTTCGGTGTTTGCCCTGCACCCGCAGTACCTCAGCCTCGAGGCCGTGGCCGAGTTGCAGGACCCCGCCGCCCGCCAGGAGCTGGAACGCCTGCGCGACGAGCTGAATGCCAAGGACTTCGTGGACTACGAGCCGGTGATGCAGGCCAAGTGGCGCTTCATCCGGCTGCTCTACCAGCAGGAAAAAGTCCGCTTCCTCCAGGACCCGGCTTTCCAAGCGTTCCGCCAGGAGCAGCGGGCCTGGCTGGAGCCCTACGCCGCCTTCTCGGCCCTGCGCGACCGGTACCAGACCGCCGACTTCCAGCAGTGGCCCGAGGAGTTTCGCACCCCCGCGCGCGTGAGCGAGCTGGTGCGCCCGGACGCCCCCGACTTCGACGACTTCGGTATCCACTTCTTCACCCAGTTCCACCTCAACCGGCAGCTGCGCGAGGCCGTGGACTACGCCCGCCAGCGCGGCGTGGTGGTGAAGGGCGACCTGCCCATTGGCATCTACCGCCACTCCGTGGATGCCTGGACCCAGCCCGAGCTGTACCACATGCACCAGCAGGCCGGCGCCCCCCCCGACGACTTTTCCGTAACCGGCCAGAACTGGCGCTTCCCTACTTACAACTGGGAGCGGATGGCCGAGGACGGCTACGCCTGGTGGAAGCAGCGCATGGGCCACCTGGCCCGTTACTTCGACGCCCTGCGCATCGACCACATCCTGGGCTTCTTCCGCATCTGGGAGATTCCGGGGCACTCCGTGGAAGGGTTGCTCGGCCACTTCTCGCCCGCCCTGCCCCTGCATCGCCACGAGATTGAGCAACGCCTGGGCTGGTTCGACTACGGCCGCCTGTGTGAGCCCTACATCCGCTGGCATATCCTCCAGGACCTGTTCCACGCCCAGGCCCAGGCCGTGTTCGACGAGTTTATGGAGGATGCCGGCCACGGCGCCATTCGGCTTAAAGAGCCGGTGCGCACCCAGCGCCAGCTTGAGGAAGTATTTGCGGAGAAGATGGCGCAGGACCCCGGCAACGTGGACCATTACACCTGGCTGCGCACGGGCCTCTACCGCTTGGTCAACGAGGTGCTGTTCGTGCCCGATGACCTCCAGGCCGACTTCTACCACCCACGCATCACGGTGCACCTGAGCCGCTCGTTTCAGGAGCTGGACGAGGAAAGCCGCCGCCGGATGTGGGACCTGTACGTGGACTTCTTCTTCCGCCGCCACGAGGACTTCTGGCGCCGCCAGGGCCTGGTGAAGCTGCCGGCCGTGCGCTTCGCCACCGATATGCTTATCTGCGGCGAAGACCTGGGCATGGTGCCCGAGTCGGTGCCCGGTGTGATGAAGGCCCTGGGTATTCTGGGCCTCAACATCCAGCGCATGCCCTCGGACCCCACCGTGGAGTTCGGCCACCCCGGCGCCGCGCCCTACCTGTCGGTGGTCAGCCCCGGCTCCCACGACATGAGCACCGTGCGCGGCTGGTGGGAGGAGGACCGCGAAAAAACCCAGCGCTTTTTCGAGTACACCCTGGGCCACCACGGCGAGCAGGCCCCGTTGTTCTGCGAGCCCTGGGTGGCCCGCGAAATCACGGCCCAGCACTTGCACTCACCCGCCATGTGGGCCATCTTCCCTTTGCAGGACCTGCTGGCCATGGACGCCCGCCTGCGCCGCCAGGACCCGCTGGCCGAGCAAATCAACGTGCCCGCCAACCCCCAGCACTTTTGGAAGTACCGCTTCCACCTCCCGCTGGAAGACCTGCGCGAGGAAGTTGGCTTCAACCAGGAAATGCGGCAGCTCGTGGAGCGCAGCGGCCGGAATCGGGTGTATTGA
- a CDS encoding translocation/assembly module TamB domain-containing protein, which yields MPVYARRILYALLGLLAFVLLLVVGVVVFLQFPAGQDFVARRAENYLRDKLQTEVRIGKFRTDFKHAISLDGVYLEDQKGDTLLSVGHLGVNLDIWALAKSQINVKSLELNDGRVAISRTEPDSVSNYDFIVNAFATGDTTTTTPADTTGAGFQYNIGDLRLTNILLTYNDQVDGMNVRTKVGELAVNMDEVDVDGSTYRIDQAALRNTSIGITQTKTAPPDTATAEPLELELGLNRAQLANVSLSYRNDPSAQFISTRVGEADITADAIDLRGSRVALNTLRLRNSSFAYAQNENVPVEKRLVNPAEAVRDLNEAVEKANGAQPASWQVTLRRSDISGVDVAFDNFNEPRQQTRIRGMDYNHLKFTNLTLNTENLRYSADSTTGRITQLAGQEQSGFAITRAAASFLYDDHRIQLNNLDLLTPHSHLRRRIGIGYKELAGIADDLPNLRLNGDLREARLGFRDVLYITPTLIDTPPFSSGPNQSFLITGLVSGRLGDLRVQNLDFVGFRNTIVRGEGRIQGLPYTDDRLVLNLDLDYVRTTEADMRSLLPAGTLPELGINPNAPLTISGQVQGRISNLALQNIDFRGLSGTRIRTSGRLQGLPNTDRRLYADFTIREFTSTAADIRGMLPAGTLPAGYNLPPRLSLTGTFRGRPTALVFDTDLRATTSFGNLAAKVNVGEGPAGQEPVRATFSTQALDVGKFLGDPTIGKITASGTLTGRGGLDPNQLRGTLNARVQQATYNGYTYRGITAKVDIDRNRYVVDARSQDDPNLNLDLLATIDLRNASNPSYRVDRLNLRGANLTALGFYTGGDLRVQGDLAADLSGSDLNTLNGTFSGNRIVIVSNNRPFALDSVSGRIVQRTGRTEVDFASSVADLTLRGNMRLGDLALELQRHIDRYFDLPDVQFRPSQEQRQLTFEARLKQPRLVQQLVPDLTQLTPFTLTGSYDSRAADLRLNTRVPRIVYAGFALDSLRLAVSSDPQKLDYRLGLRQISQDTSLTIPNPTLAGSVQNNQVGTRLRIAESDSAQRLNLAGVLRVLNGGSAYAFQLDSPVILDNKEWTVTPGNELRYTTATGAIFAQSVDIRRNERFLTLQTLAGAQYPLQVTMGNLDLNGLGRAAGLGDSLVTGTLNGQAVALNLGQPRQAFTADVTLKDFGYNKATIGDVALRATNPTPDRFDVDARLTSATGMDVQAVGYYLATPPSPIEFALNVKRLDLKIIEPFSLGQLREMGGGLTGQLALTGTVAQPRINGTLTTTPDATFTLTQLGAPYFLASQEIDFTPEGIRLEEFVVRDSVGNRAVVNGYVRTTDYVNDFRFDLDATTEDFLAVQSSQRDNPLFWGKLLVDSDSRITGTLNLPVVRTTARVEDGSALSVAVPNDDPVEVARAGIVEFVDKSAPLDTMLARNVPLDTAETTTGYDIQALVTVTDATPFTIVVDQASGDNLQVRANGTLNTAIDRTGNITLTGRLDVASGKYQLSLYDLASREFEIAPGSSITWTGDPYNGQANVTAIYNVRAAPAELLSGQGSTDETLNAVARNPVPFEVDLKVTGQLLKPIIGFDIRLPEEARSDLRGPIETRLAQLRQPSEESDLNKQVFSLLVLGRFLADDPFRSSSGSLVAEQLRGSASQVLTQQLNNLTGSYLSNLGVELGVNSYADFSSGSEKTRTDLNVAVRRQLLNNRLTVRLGTDVPLGGGNQASQGQSGSNVSSFAGDVSIEYNVLANGRIRLRAFRNNAYSDIDGQFVRTGAALIFQRDYQNLADLFKGIDSQVKEDMKLDRRQRRQNRRNAPRDSTATPVAARPDSVRRPAATRATPIRADSARTRRP from the coding sequence TTGCCTGTTTACGCCCGCCGTATCCTGTACGCCCTGCTAGGGCTGCTTGCGTTTGTGCTCCTGCTTGTGGTGGGAGTGGTTGTGTTTTTGCAGTTTCCGGCCGGCCAGGACTTTGTCGCCCGCCGGGCCGAAAACTACCTGCGGGACAAGCTGCAAACCGAGGTCCGCATCGGGAAATTTCGCACCGACTTCAAGCACGCCATCAGCTTGGATGGGGTGTATCTGGAAGATCAGAAAGGCGACACGCTGCTGTCGGTGGGGCACTTGGGGGTGAACCTGGACATCTGGGCCCTGGCGAAGTCGCAGATCAACGTGAAGAGCCTGGAGCTGAACGACGGGCGCGTGGCCATCAGCCGCACCGAGCCCGACAGCGTGTCGAACTACGACTTCATCGTCAACGCCTTTGCCACCGGCGACACGACCACCACGACGCCGGCCGATACCACCGGGGCGGGCTTTCAGTACAACATCGGCGACCTGCGCCTGACCAATATCCTGCTCACCTACAACGACCAGGTGGACGGCATGAATGTGCGCACCAAAGTGGGCGAGCTGGCCGTGAACATGGACGAGGTGGACGTGGACGGCTCCACCTACCGCATCGACCAGGCGGCTCTGCGCAACACCAGCATCGGCATCACCCAAACCAAAACCGCCCCGCCCGACACGGCCACGGCGGAGCCTTTGGAATTGGAGTTGGGCCTGAACCGGGCTCAGCTGGCCAACGTGAGCCTGAGTTACCGCAACGACCCGTCGGCGCAGTTTATCAGCACCCGCGTAGGCGAGGCCGACATTACGGCCGACGCCATTGACCTGCGCGGCTCCCGCGTGGCCCTGAACACGTTGCGCCTGCGCAACTCCTCCTTCGCCTACGCCCAGAACGAAAACGTGCCGGTGGAGAAGCGCCTCGTCAACCCCGCCGAAGCCGTGCGCGACCTGAACGAAGCGGTGGAAAAAGCCAACGGGGCGCAGCCGGCTTCCTGGCAGGTAACCCTGCGCCGCTCCGACATCAGCGGGGTAGACGTGGCCTTCGACAACTTCAACGAGCCGCGCCAGCAGACCCGCATCCGGGGCATGGACTACAACCACCTGAAGTTCACGAACCTGACGCTGAACACCGAGAACCTGCGCTACTCCGCCGACAGCACCACCGGCCGCATTACGCAGCTGGCCGGGCAGGAGCAGAGCGGCTTTGCCATTACCCGCGCCGCCGCCAGCTTCCTCTACGACGACCACCGGATTCAGCTCAACAACCTGGACCTGCTTACGCCCCATAGCCACCTGCGGCGGCGCATTGGCATTGGGTACAAGGAGCTGGCTGGCATTGCCGACGACCTGCCCAACCTGCGCCTTAACGGCGACCTGCGCGAGGCCCGCCTGGGCTTCCGCGACGTGCTCTATATCACGCCCACGCTCATCGACACGCCCCCGTTCAGCAGCGGCCCCAACCAGTCGTTTCTGATTACCGGGCTGGTAAGTGGCCGGCTGGGCGACTTGCGGGTACAGAACCTGGACTTTGTGGGCTTCCGCAACACCATTGTGCGGGGCGAGGGGCGCATTCAGGGCCTGCCCTACACCGACGACCGGCTGGTGCTGAACCTGGACCTGGACTACGTGCGCACCACCGAGGCTGATATGCGCAGTCTGTTGCCGGCCGGCACCCTGCCCGAGCTGGGCATCAACCCCAACGCCCCCCTGACCATAAGCGGGCAGGTGCAGGGCCGCATCAGCAACCTGGCCCTGCAAAACATCGACTTCCGGGGCCTCAGCGGCACCCGCATCCGGACCAGTGGCCGCCTACAAGGCCTGCCCAACACCGACCGCCGCCTCTACGCCGACTTCACCATCCGGGAGTTTACCTCCACTGCCGCCGACATTCGGGGCATGCTGCCGGCGGGTACGCTGCCGGCCGGCTACAACCTGCCGCCCCGGCTGTCGTTGACGGGCACGTTCCGGGGGCGGCCCACGGCGCTGGTGTTTGATACCGATTTGCGGGCCACTACCAGCTTCGGCAACCTGGCGGCTAAGGTGAACGTGGGTGAGGGTCCGGCCGGGCAGGAGCCGGTGCGGGCTACCTTCAGCACCCAGGCCCTGGATGTGGGCAAGTTTCTGGGTGACCCCACGATTGGCAAGATAACCGCCAGCGGCACGCTCACCGGCCGCGGGGGCCTGGACCCCAACCAGCTGCGCGGCACCTTAAACGCCAGGGTGCAGCAGGCCACCTACAACGGCTACACCTACCGCGGCATCACGGCCAAAGTGGACATCGACCGGAACCGCTACGTGGTGGATGCCCGCAGCCAGGACGACCCCAACCTGAACCTGGATTTGCTGGCGACCATCGACCTGCGCAACGCGTCCAACCCCAGCTACCGCGTAGACCGCCTGAACCTGCGCGGGGCCAACCTCACGGCCCTGGGCTTCTATACCGGCGGCGACCTGCGCGTGCAGGGCGACTTGGCCGCCGACCTCAGCGGCTCGGACCTGAACACGCTGAACGGTACGTTCTCGGGCAACCGCATCGTCATTGTAAGCAACAACCGGCCGTTTGCGCTGGATTCGGTGAGTGGGCGCATTGTGCAGCGCACGGGCCGCACCGAGGTGGATTTTGCCTCCAGCGTGGCCGACCTGACCTTGCGCGGCAACATGCGCCTCGGCGACCTGGCCCTGGAGCTACAGCGCCACATCGACCGGTACTTCGACTTGCCTGATGTACAGTTCCGGCCCTCGCAGGAGCAGCGGCAGCTTACGTTTGAGGCCCGCCTGAAGCAGCCACGGCTGGTGCAGCAGCTCGTACCCGACCTCACCCAGCTTACGCCCTTCACCCTCACTGGCTCTTACGACAGCCGCGCCGCCGACCTGCGCCTGAACACCCGCGTGCCGCGCATCGTGTACGCCGGCTTCGCCCTCGACTCGCTGCGGCTCGCCGTCAGCTCCGACCCGCAGAAACTGGACTACCGGCTGGGTTTGCGTCAGATCAGCCAGGACACCAGCCTGACGATTCCGAACCCCACGCTGGCCGGGTCGGTGCAGAACAACCAGGTGGGCACCCGCCTGCGCATTGCCGAGTCGGACAGCGCCCAGCGCCTGAACCTGGCGGGCGTGCTGCGGGTGCTGAACGGGGGTAGCGCCTACGCTTTCCAGCTCGATTCGCCGGTAATTCTGGATAACAAGGAGTGGACGGTGACGCCCGGCAACGAGCTGCGCTACACTACGGCCACGGGCGCCATCTTCGCGCAGAGCGTGGACATTCGGCGCAATGAGCGTTTCCTGACCCTGCAAACCCTGGCCGGGGCCCAGTACCCGCTGCAAGTCACCATGGGCAACCTCGACCTGAACGGGTTGGGCCGCGCCGCCGGCCTGGGCGACTCACTCGTTACGGGCACGCTCAACGGGCAGGCCGTGGCCCTGAACCTGGGCCAGCCCCGCCAGGCTTTCACGGCCGACGTGACGCTGAAAGACTTCGGCTACAACAAAGCCACCATCGGCGACGTGGCCCTGCGGGCTACCAACCCCACGCCCGACCGGTTCGACGTGGACGCCCGCCTTACCAGCGCCACCGGTATGGACGTGCAGGCCGTGGGCTACTACCTGGCCACGCCGCCCTCACCCATCGAGTTTGCCCTGAACGTGAAGCGGCTGGACCTCAAGATTATCGAGCCGTTCTCATTGGGGCAGCTGCGCGAAATGGGCGGGGGCCTGACCGGCCAGCTGGCCCTGACCGGCACCGTGGCCCAGCCCCGCATCAACGGCACGCTCACCACCACCCCGGATGCCACATTTACGCTTACCCAGCTGGGGGCACCCTACTTCCTGGCATCCCAGGAAATCGACTTTACGCCGGAGGGCATTCGGCTGGAGGAGTTTGTGGTGCGCGACTCGGTGGGTAACCGGGCCGTGGTGAACGGCTACGTACGCACCACCGACTACGTAAATGATTTCCGCTTCGACCTGGATGCCACCACCGAGGACTTCCTGGCCGTGCAAAGCTCCCAGCGCGACAACCCCCTGTTCTGGGGCAAGCTGCTGGTCGATTCCGACTCGCGCATTACCGGCACCCTCAACCTACCCGTGGTACGCACCACCGCCCGGGTAGAAGACGGCTCGGCCCTGTCGGTGGCCGTGCCCAACGACGACCCGGTAGAAGTGGCTCGCGCCGGCATTGTGGAGTTTGTGGACAAAAGCGCCCCGCTCGATACCATGCTGGCCCGCAACGTGCCCCTGGACACGGCCGAAACCACCACCGGCTACGACATCCAGGCCTTGGTAACGGTTACCGACGCCACGCCCTTTACCATTGTGGTAGACCAGGCCTCCGGCGACAACCTGCAAGTGCGGGCCAACGGCACCCTGAACACGGCCATCGACCGGACCGGCAACATCACCCTCACCGGCCGCCTCGACGTGGCCAGCGGCAAGTACCAACTCTCGCTGTATGACCTGGCTTCGCGGGAGTTTGAAATTGCGCCCGGCTCGTCTATCACCTGGACCGGCGACCCGTACAACGGGCAGGCCAACGTAACGGCCATCTACAACGTGCGCGCCGCCCCGGCCGAGCTGCTGTCGGGCCAGGGCTCCACCGACGAAACCCTCAATGCCGTGGCCCGCAACCCGGTGCCGTTCGAGGTCGACCTGAAAGTAACCGGGCAGCTGCTCAAACCTATTATCGGCTTCGACATTCGCTTGCCCGAGGAGGCCCGCTCCGACCTGCGCGGCCCCATCGAGACGCGCTTGGCTCAGCTGCGCCAGCCCTCCGAGGAAAGTGACCTGAACAAGCAGGTATTCTCGCTGCTGGTGCTGGGCCGCTTCCTGGCCGACGACCCGTTCCGGAGCAGCAGTGGCAGCCTGGTGGCCGAGCAGCTGCGCGGGTCGGCCAGCCAGGTGCTCACCCAGCAGCTCAACAACCTCACCGGCTCCTACCTCTCCAACCTGGGCGTGGAGCTGGGCGTGAATTCTTACGCCGACTTCAGCAGCGGCTCCGAAAAAACCCGCACCGACCTGAACGTGGCCGTGCGCCGCCAGCTGCTCAACAACCGCCTCACCGTGCGCCTGGGCACCGACGTGCCCCTGGGCGGCGGCAACCAGGCCAGCCAGGGCCAGAGTGGCAGCAACGTCAGCTCGTTTGCCGGCGACGTGAGCATCGAGTACAACGTGCTGGCCAACGGGCGCATCCGTCTGCGGGCCTTCCGCAACAACGCCTACTCCGACATCGACGGGCAGTTTGTGCGCACCGGCGCGGCCCTCATCTTCCAGCGCGACTACCAGAACCTGGCCGACTTGTTCAAGGGCATCGACTCCCAGGTGAAAGAAGACATGAAGCTGGACCGCCGCCAGCGCCGCCAAAACCGCCGCAATGCCCCCCGCGACTCCACCGCTACCCCCGTAGCCGCCCGCCCCGACTCGGTCCGCCGCCCGGCCGCCACCCGCGCCACTCCGATTCGCGCTGATTCGGCGCGTACCCGGCGCCCGTAA
- a CDS encoding translocation and assembly module lipoprotein TamL: MRHILREKGSLIFLSLFLTTDFMASLLPFCFSLKGPADKNRQAPPPHRGGGWGVGLLLLLASCSGTKYIPEGSKLYTGSAVKLKSEAPIPNEAALQTELESVIRPKPNTSILGLRPKLYFWHLGQGKTKGLGKWLADRYGEKPVLLSEVDTQRVKGLLINRLYNNGYFAPVVHSRIQTKGQTASVDYNASLNKPYLIKEIHFPQGDSLLPRAVRATQAGSLLKVGDPYNLQTFTNERVRIDGELKNQGFYYFAPDYILFQVDSTLDNQVNVYLTVKPTTPPRAAKPYILNRIRLNTDYSLSDTTLSERPIRYRGYIYYPDEEVFSARSITNATFLYPDSLYRRRRQDQTLSRLMSLGVFKFVDIRFRPAANKPDSAGYGFLNSVVRMTQVPKKSLRAEVQFVSKANGFVGPGFRVQYRNRSALRGAEQLLVNLTGSFENQRLNDATTIGLTSYELGLDAQLQVPRLITPPLPFLDVRLPSSDFQPRTFFGANVRRVERREAFIQDVFGVNYGYTWKTRVTNEQELRPIDVQYIRTADTSRAFSRLLQERPFLETSFRQQFVLASSYRYTYNQQALEQRRNQIYFSGGVEVAGNLARLVSSLTGQPRDADGSYTLLGQEFAQYAKFDLELRNYFRISPLPTSGNKLATRLLLGLGLPYQNSRVLPYLRQYGIGGPNSIRAFPARGVGPGTYRPPVASENNSFYDQVGDIRIEGNIEYRQDLFPYVKGALFVDAGNIWLVNPDSSRQTIDAQGNPDSRNGQFAFNSFLKELAIGAGIGLRIDVQFFVIRLDLAYPITYPYDNVDIRNADGSLIYRSQPKLNILDPRLNIAIGYPF; this comes from the coding sequence ATGCGCCACATCCTCCGGGAGAAGGGGAGCCTGATTTTCCTTTCCCTGTTTCTGACCACTGACTTCATGGCTTCATTACTTCCCTTCTGCTTTTCCCTAAAAGGCCCTGCCGACAAGAATCGTCAGGCTCCCCCTCCCCACCGGGGAGGGGGCTGGGGGGTGGGGCTGCTCCTGCTGCTGGCGTCCTGCTCCGGCACCAAGTACATTCCGGAAGGCAGTAAGCTGTACACTGGCAGCGCGGTTAAGCTGAAATCCGAGGCGCCGATTCCGAACGAGGCGGCTTTGCAAACGGAGTTGGAGTCGGTGATTCGGCCCAAGCCTAACACGTCCATTCTGGGGCTGCGGCCCAAGCTGTACTTCTGGCACCTGGGCCAGGGCAAAACCAAGGGCCTGGGCAAGTGGCTGGCCGACCGGTACGGCGAGAAGCCCGTGCTGCTGAGCGAAGTGGACACCCAGCGCGTAAAGGGCCTGCTGATTAACCGCCTCTACAACAACGGCTACTTCGCGCCCGTGGTGCACAGCCGCATCCAGACCAAGGGCCAGACTGCCAGCGTAGACTATAACGCTTCACTAAACAAGCCCTACCTCATCAAGGAAATCCACTTCCCCCAGGGCGACTCCCTGCTGCCCCGCGCCGTGCGGGCCACCCAGGCGGGCTCCTTGCTCAAGGTGGGCGACCCGTACAACCTCCAGACCTTCACCAACGAGCGGGTACGCATCGACGGGGAGCTGAAAAACCAGGGCTTCTACTACTTCGCCCCCGACTACATCCTGTTTCAGGTAGATAGTACGCTGGATAATCAGGTGAACGTCTACCTGACGGTGAAGCCCACCACACCGCCCCGCGCCGCCAAGCCCTATATCCTGAACCGCATCCGCCTCAACACCGACTATTCCCTTTCCGACACCACCCTGAGCGAGCGGCCCATTCGGTACCGGGGCTACATCTACTACCCCGACGAGGAGGTGTTTTCGGCCCGCTCCATCACCAACGCCACCTTCCTCTACCCCGACAGCCTCTACCGCCGCCGCCGCCAGGACCAGACCCTGAGCCGCCTGATGAGCCTGGGCGTGTTCAAGTTCGTGGACATCCGCTTCCGCCCGGCCGCCAACAAGCCCGACTCGGCCGGCTACGGCTTCCTGAACTCCGTTGTGCGCATGACCCAGGTGCCCAAGAAAAGCCTGCGGGCCGAGGTGCAGTTTGTGAGCAAGGCCAACGGCTTCGTGGGGCCGGGCTTCCGGGTGCAGTACCGCAACCGCTCAGCCCTGCGCGGGGCCGAGCAGCTGCTGGTAAACCTGACCGGCTCGTTTGAAAACCAGCGGCTGAACGACGCCACCACCATCGGGCTGACCAGCTACGAGCTAGGGCTGGATGCGCAGCTCCAGGTGCCGCGCCTGATTACCCCGCCCCTGCCCTTTCTGGACGTGCGCCTGCCCAGCTCCGACTTCCAGCCCCGCACCTTCTTCGGGGCCAATGTGCGGCGCGTCGAACGGCGGGAGGCCTTTATTCAGGATGTGTTTGGCGTCAACTACGGCTACACCTGGAAAACCCGCGTTACCAACGAGCAGGAGCTGCGCCCCATCGACGTGCAATATATCCGCACGGCCGATACCAGCCGAGCCTTCAGCCGGTTGTTGCAGGAGCGGCCTTTTCTGGAAACCTCGTTCCGGCAGCAGTTTGTACTGGCCAGCTCCTACCGCTACACCTACAACCAGCAGGCCCTGGAGCAGCGCCGCAACCAGATTTACTTCAGCGGGGGCGTAGAAGTGGCCGGCAACCTGGCCCGCCTGGTTAGCTCCCTCACGGGCCAGCCCCGCGACGCCGATGGCTCCTACACCCTACTCGGTCAGGAGTTTGCCCAGTACGCCAAATTCGATTTGGAGCTGCGTAACTACTTCCGTATTAGCCCGCTGCCTACCAGCGGCAACAAGCTGGCTACCCGCCTGCTGCTGGGCCTGGGCCTGCCCTACCAGAACTCCCGCGTGCTGCCCTACCTGCGGCAGTATGGCATCGGCGGCCCCAACAGCATCCGGGCCTTTCCGGCCCGCGGTGTCGGGCCCGGTACCTACCGCCCCCCGGTTGCCAGCGAAAACAACTCCTTCTACGACCAGGTAGGCGACATACGCATAGAGGGCAACATCGAGTACCGGCAAGACCTGTTTCCGTACGTGAAAGGCGCCCTGTTCGTGGATGCCGGCAACATCTGGCTGGTCAACCCCGATTCGAGCCGCCAAACCATTGACGCTCAAGGCAACCCTGATAGCCGCAACGGACAATTTGCCTTTAATTCTTTCCTGAAAGAGCTGGCCATAGGTGCCGGCATCGGCCTCCGCATCGACGTGCAGTTCTTTGTCATCCGCCTAGACCTAGCGTATCCCATAACTTACCCATACGACAATGTGGATATTCGTAACGCTGATGGCTCACTGATTTATAGGTCGCAGCCAAAATTGAATATTCTGGATCCTCGCCTGAACATAGCCATCGGGTACCCGTTTTAG